The nucleotide sequence AGATTCCCCTGCAGACGCTGCGCGGCGAAGTGGTGCTGGTCAACTTCTGGGCCACGAGCTGCGACGTGTGCGTTAAGGAGATGCCGGACCTTGCTCAGCTCCAGCGCCGCTTCGGCGAGCGCGGGATGACGCTCGTCGCCGTCGCGATGCACTACGACCCGCCCAACCACGTGCTCGACTATGCGAAGAGTGCCGAGCTGCCCTTCGTGGTGTCGCTCGATCCGCTGGGGAAGATCGAGCAGGCCTTCGGTGACATCTCCGGAACGCCGACCACGTTCGTCATCGACCGCCGCGGCAGGATCGCGTCGCGCATCCAGGGCGCGCCGGACTTCCCGCGCCTGCACACCCTGATCGAAGCGAAGCTCGCGGAACCCGCCTAGACCACGCCGGCTTCGTGCGCCTGGCGGTCCGCGTGGTAGCTCGAACGCACCATCGGGCCGCAGGCGGCATGGCTGAAGCCCATGTCCCGCGCCTCGCGCTCGAAGCGCTGGAACACCGCGGGCTCGACGTAGCGCAGCACGGGCAGATGACCCGCGCTCGGCTGCAGATACTGGCCGACGGTGAGCATGTCGACGTCGTGGGCACGCAGGTCGCGGATGACGGCCACGATCTCGTCGTCGGTCTCGCCCAGCCCGACCATCAGGCCGGATTTCGTGGGGATTGTCGGCAGCCGCGCCTTGAAATCCTTGAGGAGCTTGAGCGAGTGCTCGTAATCGGCGCCGGGGCGCGCCTGCAGGTAGAGGCGCGGCACGGTCTCGAGATTGTGGTTCATCACGTCGGGCGGACACGTCGCGAGCACGTCGAGCGCGCGATCGAGCCGCCCGCGGAAATCGGGCGTGAGGATCTCGATGCGAGTGACCGGCGAGTGTTCGCGCACGGCGCGGATGCAGTCGACGAAGTGCTGTGCACCGCCGTCACGCAGGTCGTCGCGATCGACGCTGGTGATCACCACGTAGCTGAGTCGCATCGCTGCGATCGTCTGCGCGAGATGGATCGGCTCCTCCTGGTCCGGCGCCTGCGGCCGTCCGTGGGCCACGTCGCAGAACGGGCAGCGGCGGGTGCACACGTCACCCAGGATCATGAAGGTGGCGGTGCCCTTGCTGAAGCATTCACCGATGTTGGGGCAGGAGGCTTCCTCGCACACGGTGTGCAGGTTGTGCTCCCGCAGCACGCGTTTCACCTCGCCGAAAGTCGGGCTGCTCGGCGCCTTGGCGCGGATCCACTCCGGCTTGCGCAGGCGCTCGTGCGGCACGATCTTGATCGGGATGCGCGCGGTCTTGGCGGCGCCGGTTTGTTTTTCGTGGGAAGCGCTCATCGCAGGCTCCGACTTCAGTTCAGCAGGGCGAGCAGGTGACGACTCAAACGATCTCCCGCAGCAGCGACCGTGAGATCGAGACCGAGATCGCGCGTGCGCGTCACCGGCATGCCGGCGTGACCGCACGGGTTGATGTCGGTGAACGGCGCGAGATCGAGGTCGATGTTGAGGGCGACGCCATGGTAGCAGCAGCCGTTTCTCACGCGTAGCCCCAGCGCCGCGATTTTCGCGTTGCCGACGTACACGCCCGGCGCCGCCTCATCGCCGGCGGCCGCGATCCCGTCCTCGCCGAGGAGTGCGACGACCGCGCGCTCCATGCGCCGCACCAGCTCGCGCACCCCGTAGTTGCGCCGGCGCAGGTCGAGCAGAAGATAGATCACCAGCTGACCCGGGCCGTGATAGGTGATCTGGCCGCCACGGTCCACATGCACCACCGGAATCTCGGAGCGGCGCAGCAGGTGGTCGGGAGTTCCGTTGAGTCCGATCGTGAAGACCGGGGGATGTTCGACGATCCACAGCTCGTCGCGCGCATCGAGGCCGCGCGTCTCGCTGAAGTGCTGCATCGCACGCCATGTGGGTTCGTACTCGACGCGGCCGAGGTGACGCACCTCGGGTGTCGGCTCAACCGGCGCGGGCAGGGGATGGGGGGCGCTCTGCACCGGTTTGCCTCCCGCTACAGCACCATCACCACCATGGGATGGTCCGAGAGCTCCTGGTACAAGGCGTCGAGCTGCTCACGGGAGCTGGCGCGGATCGTGGCGGTGACGCTTAAGTATTTCCGGGCGCGGCTTACCCGCATCTCGATGGTAGCGGGATCGAAATCCGGGGCGTGGCGTCGCACGATGTCGACGATGGTCTGCGCGAAACCGGGCTGCGATGTACCCATGATCTTGATCGGAAAGTCGCAGGGGTACTGGATGAGGCTCGCGACCTCGTCGCTCACGCACCTGTCTCCGCCGCCGCAGACCGCAAGTGCCCGGCAAAGTGCGTGGCCTTGAATTCCTGATACAGCGCGTGCATGCGCCGAAACACGGGCCCCGGCGTGCCGTCGCCGACCGGGCGATCGTTGAGCGTCGTGATCGCCAGCACTTCCTTGGTGGACGAAGTCAGCCAGAGCTCGGCTGCGGAGAACACCTCCTGCTCCGTGATCTCGCGCACCTGATGTGGCAGGCCGGCGGCCGCGGCAAGCTCGAGCACGAGATCGTAGGTGATGCCGGGCAGCATCAGGTGACTCTTCGGCGGCGCGAGGAGCCAGTCGCCCGAGACGACGAAGATGTTGCTGGCGGCGCCTTCGGTGAGGAGACCGTCGCGAAAGAGCACGGTTTCGACAGCACCACGGTCGATGGCGACCTGACGCAGCAGCACATTGCCGAGCAGGGCGATCGACTTGATGTCGCAGCGCCCCCAGCGATAGTCAGTCGCGGTCACTGCCGCGACACCGCGCTCGACCTCGGCGCGCGAGGGCGTTGCCAGCGGACTGCTCATGGCGAAGACGGTCGGCGTCGCAGCCTGCGGAAAGGCGTGATCGCGCTTGGCCACGCCGCGCGTCACCTGCAGATAGAGGTACTGATCGGGCCAGGGGTGGCGGCCGACGAGATCAGTGAGCAGCGCCGCCCAGTCGGACGCGGAGTGCGGATTGGCGATGCGCAGCGCATCGAGACTCTTCTGCAGGCGAACCAGGTGCTCGGCGAGCCTGAGCGGCGTTCCGGCGTACACCGGAATCACCTCGTAGACGCCGTCGCCAAAGACGAAGCCGCGGTCGAGCACGGGGACCCGCGCCTCCGCGAGCGGCGTCCATGCGCCATTCAGATAGACCGTCTGCTCGCTCATTGCGGCAGCCACAGGCGGACCATGTCGACCGTGCGCCCGAAAAGGCCGGCAACCGGCACGTTGGAGAGCGCGACCAGCGGATACTCGCCGAGTGGTTTCTCTTCGAGCGCGAGCTTGAGGGTACCCACCTCCTGCCCGAAAGCAAGCGGCGCCATCAGCGGCTGATGCGTTTCCATCGACGCTCTCAACTTCGCGGCATCGCCCTTCGGCAGCGCCAGGTAGAAGTCCTCGACGAAGCCGATCCGCACGTCGTTCTCGGCGCCCTTCCAGACACGAATCGTCGCCACCGTCTGATCCTTCGCGTACACCTTCACCGTATCGTAGAACTGAAAGCCATAGTTGAGAACCTTCTGGCTCTCCGTTGCGCGTGCTGCCTCGGAGGCGGTTCCGGTCACCACGGAGATCAGGCGCCGGCTGTCGCGCTTGGCGGAGGCCACGAGGCAGTATCCCGCCGCCTCGTGGTGTCCGGTCTTCACCCCGTCCACGTAGGGATCGGTCCACAGGAGGCGGTTGCGGTTCGCCTGCGTGATGTTGTTGTAGCGGAACTCACGCTGCGAGTTCAACTTGTAGTGCTCCGGAAAGTCGCGGATCAGGGCCGCCGCCAGGAGAGCCATGTCGTAGGCCGTCGTGTAATGCTTGGGGTCCGGCAGGCCGGTCGAGTTCACGAAGCTGGTGTTTTTCATGCCGAGCTTCTGCGCCTGCTGGTTCATCATCTGGGCGAACACTTCCTCGCTGCCGGCAATGGCCTCCGCCAGCGCGATGCAGGCGTCGTTGCCGGACTGGATCACCATGCCGTGGATGAGCTCTTCCACGGTGACCGGCCTGTTCGGCTCGATGAACATGCGCGAGCCCTGCGCCTTCCACGCACGTGGCGACACCGGCACCACCTGGTCCAGCGCGACGCGCTTCTGTTTGATGGCCTCGTAGGTGAGGTAGGCGGTCATCATTTTTGTGAGCGACGCGGGCTCGATGCGCTCGTTGGGGTTCTGCGATGCGATGACCTGTCTTGCCAGGAAGTCGTACAACACCCAGGACTTGGCCGCGACCGTCGGCGGCGGTGGCACCGGCAGCGACGTTTGCTGTGCAGCGGCGGCAGTGACGAAGAGCGACAAGAGCAGTGCGAGGAGGGATTTCATTGCTGTGAATCTCGGCATGGAGCGCGGGGAAGGCGCGATTATAATGCAGCGCGAAATGGACTCTCGGCGCTGAGCCGGCGCGAACGAGGTGCACGCCACGCCGGGCCGAGCCGTCGGAAGCGGATGCCGTGCCACCCTGGCTTGCGGGTGCCTCGTGGAAGCGCGTGCGGCGCTGGCGGCTCGCCGGCCGCACGCAGCGGCCACGCGCACGGTGCCAGCACGCTTCTCGGAAATTGCGGCGACGGGGTCATGCGTCCGGGGACGAGGGCGTGGGCCCGCGCGTACCCGGTCGACGCTTCTTCTTGATTCCGCCGAGCATCCGGCGGGAATGGCGAGACGACCTAGAGACCCGCCTCGGCGCGCAGCACGTCGGCCTTGTCCGTCTTCTCCCAGGTGAACTCGGGCTCGTCGCGGCCGAAGTGTCCGTACGCCGCGGTCTTGCTGTAGATCGGGCGCAGGAGGTCGAGCGACTGGATGATGCCCTTCGGTCGCAGGTCGAAGTGCTTGGCCACGAGTTCGACGATCTTCTCGTCGCCCACCTTGCCGGTGCCGAAGGTGTTCACCATGAGCGAAACCGGGCGCGCCACGCCGATGGCGTAGGCGATCTGGACCTCGCAGCGATCGGCAAGCCCCGCGGCAACGACGTTCTTCGCCACGTAGCGTCCGGCATACGCTGCGGACCGGTCCACCTTCGACGGATCCTTGCCGGAGAACGCACCACCGCCGTGGCGGGCCGCGCCGCCGTAGGTGTCGACGATGATCTTGCGGCCGGTGAGGCCGCAGTCGCCGTGCGGACCGCCGACCACGAAACGGCCGGTCGGGTTGATGAGGTAGCGGATGTCCCCGCGCAGCATCTCCTTCGGGATGACCGGCTTGATGATCTCCTCGATCACCGCCTCGCTCAGCTGCGCATGCGACACTTCGGGCCCGTGCTGGGTAGAGACGACCACCGTGTCGATGGCCACCGGCTTGCCGTCGTGATAGCGGACGGTGAGCTGTGACTTGGCGTCGGGGCGCAGCCACGGCAGACGACCGTCGCGCCGCACCTCGGCCTGGCGCTGCATGATGCGATGGGCGTAGTAGATGGGCAGCGGCATCAGTTGCGGGGTCTCGTCGCACGCGTAGCCGAACATGAGACCCTGGTCGCCGGCGCCCTGATCGAGATCGAGGCCGGAGCCTTCATCGACGCCCTGGGCGATGTCCGGTGACTGCCGGTTGATGGCGGTGAGCACCGCGCAGGACTTGTAGTCGAAGCCGATCTCGGAGGCGTCGTAGCCGATCCTCTGCACCACGTCGCGGGCGATCTGCATGTAGTTGATGTGCCCCTTGGTGGTGATCTCGCCGGAGATGACGACGAGTCCGGTGCTCACGAGCGTTTCGCAAGCCACGCGGCCGCGCGGGTCCTGGGCTAGAATCGCATCCAGCACGCCGTCGGAGATCTGATCGGCAACCTTGTCGGGATGCCCTTCGGAGACGGACTCGGAACTGAAAAGGTATTCGCTCATCGGCTTCGGGGGGGAGTAAGGAAAAAATGGCTGCAGATGATAGCACAGGGGCACCGCGAGTCTTCCCGGGTGGGCTGTGAGCAAACTCCGCGCGGCGGTCATCGGCGTCGGCTATCTCGGCCATTTTCACGCGCAGAAGTACGCGCTGCTCGAAGAGGCCGAACTCGCGGGCGTCGTGGACGCCGATCCGGAGCGGGCGCGCACAATCGCAACGGCGCTGCACACCCGGCCGTACACGGACTACCGTGAGCTTCTTGGCAGCATCGATGTGGCGTCTATCGTGGTGCCGACCGAACACCACCACAGGGTGGCGCAGGACTGTCTCGAAGCGGGCGTGCACATCCTGCTCGAGAAGCCGGTCACCGAGACCCGCACACAGGCCGAGGAACTGATCGCGCTCGCCGAGCGCAAGCGTCTCGTCTTCCAGGTCGGTCATCTGGAGCGCTTCAATCCGGCCGTGGT is from Betaproteobacteria bacterium and encodes:
- a CDS encoding TlpA family protein disulfide reductase, with the protein product MLARVGMTLCAAVVLLAGCGSSQPAPDVTFTSLNGKEIPLQTLRGEVVLVNFWATSCDVCVKEMPDLAQLQRRFGERGMTLVAVAMHYDPPNHVLDYAKSAELPFVVSLDPLGKIEQAFGDISGTPTTFVIDRRGRIASRIQGAPDFPRLHTLIEAKLAEPA
- the lipA gene encoding lipoyl synthase produces the protein MSASHEKQTGAAKTARIPIKIVPHERLRKPEWIRAKAPSSPTFGEVKRVLREHNLHTVCEEASCPNIGECFSKGTATFMILGDVCTRRCPFCDVAHGRPQAPDQEEPIHLAQTIAAMRLSYVVITSVDRDDLRDGGAQHFVDCIRAVREHSPVTRIEILTPDFRGRLDRALDVLATCPPDVMNHNLETVPRLYLQARPGADYEHSLKLLKDFKARLPTIPTKSGLMVGLGETDDEIVAVIRDLRAHDVDMLTVGQYLQPSAGHLPVLRYVEPAVFQRFEREARDMGFSHAACGPMVRSSYHADRQAHEAGVV
- the lipB gene encoding lipoyl(octanoyl) transferase LipB, which codes for MPAPVEPTPEVRHLGRVEYEPTWRAMQHFSETRGLDARDELWIVEHPPVFTIGLNGTPDHLLRRSEIPVVHVDRGGQITYHGPGQLVIYLLLDLRRRNYGVRELVRRMERAVVALLGEDGIAAAGDEAAPGVYVGNAKIAALGLRVRNGCCYHGVALNIDLDLAPFTDINPCGHAGMPVTRTRDLGLDLTVAAAGDRLSRHLLALLN
- a CDS encoding DUF493 domain-containing protein, with protein sequence MSDEVASLIQYPCDFPIKIMGTSQPGFAQTIVDIVRRHAPDFDPATIEMRVSRARKYLSVTATIRASSREQLDALYQELSDHPMVVMVL
- a CDS encoding D-amino acid aminotransferase translates to MSEQTVYLNGAWTPLAEARVPVLDRGFVFGDGVYEVIPVYAGTPLRLAEHLVRLQKSLDALRIANPHSASDWAALLTDLVGRHPWPDQYLYLQVTRGVAKRDHAFPQAATPTVFAMSSPLATPSRAEVERGVAAVTATDYRWGRCDIKSIALLGNVLLRQVAIDRGAVETVLFRDGLLTEGAASNIFVVSGDWLLAPPKSHLMLPGITYDLVLELAAAAGLPHQVREITEQEVFSAAELWLTSSTKEVLAITTLNDRPVGDGTPGPVFRRMHALYQEFKATHFAGHLRSAAAETGA
- a CDS encoding D-alanyl-D-alanine carboxypeptidase; this translates as MKSLLALLLSLFVTAAAAQQTSLPVPPPPTVAAKSWVLYDFLARQVIASQNPNERIEPASLTKMMTAYLTYEAIKQKRVALDQVVPVSPRAWKAQGSRMFIEPNRPVTVEELIHGMVIQSGNDACIALAEAIAGSEEVFAQMMNQQAQKLGMKNTSFVNSTGLPDPKHYTTAYDMALLAAALIRDFPEHYKLNSQREFRYNNITQANRNRLLWTDPYVDGVKTGHHEAAGYCLVASAKRDSRRLISVVTGTASEAARATESQKVLNYGFQFYDTVKVYAKDQTVATIRVWKGAENDVRIGFVEDFYLALPKGDAAKLRASMETHQPLMAPLAFGQEVGTLKLALEEKPLGEYPLVALSNVPVAGLFGRTVDMVRLWLPQ
- a CDS encoding methionine adenosyltransferase, with protein sequence MSEYLFSSESVSEGHPDKVADQISDGVLDAILAQDPRGRVACETLVSTGLVVISGEITTKGHINYMQIARDVVQRIGYDASEIGFDYKSCAVLTAINRQSPDIAQGVDEGSGLDLDQGAGDQGLMFGYACDETPQLMPLPIYYAHRIMQRQAEVRRDGRLPWLRPDAKSQLTVRYHDGKPVAIDTVVVSTQHGPEVSHAQLSEAVIEEIIKPVIPKEMLRGDIRYLINPTGRFVVGGPHGDCGLTGRKIIVDTYGGAARHGGGAFSGKDPSKVDRSAAYAGRYVAKNVVAAGLADRCEVQIAYAIGVARPVSLMVNTFGTGKVGDEKIVELVAKHFDLRPKGIIQSLDLLRPIYSKTAAYGHFGRDEPEFTWEKTDKADVLRAEAGL